A single region of the Liolophura sinensis isolate JHLJ2023 chromosome 9, CUHK_Ljap_v2, whole genome shotgun sequence genome encodes:
- the LOC135475486 gene encoding uncharacterized protein LOC135475486 encodes MQNCYNRGTREEQQSKDDERLTKRHIETLSFVQELGLENKQMKAKIELLEAEMLKCKEIHAFAQESKERLTKLQEQFLKRTDDITAMMTEKHRAEMLKQATEKIEMEQRMQHEIDTLKEELSKLESENAQLSQEISQRSHNSELEELKKQLEDARSQIDRLQIENEDSRTMKDRTVTDLEKIQAEREATLVLTKELKEANQKNRELNFRISKLESQLEDAKCDKTDHELVDSLTKRLTKVHKENQELSQRESEYNSLVNKLYADVQNLTQSLKESEEERRKLKMEYGNLVAEIVNLKKKLRLYQENQNFKEYVALKREISLLKEENTQLKQKHCEKRTSLPMLKACVPLTPSVDTTVLKKEKKQRSQKSPSKLTSIPSLCD; translated from the exons ATGCAGAACTGCTATAATCGAGGAACGAGGGAGGAGCAGCAGTCTAAGGATGATGAGCGACTCACCAAGAGGCACATTGAAACACTCTCGTTTGTCCAAGAACTGGGACTGGAAAACAAACAGATGAAAGCAAAAATTGAGCTACTGGAg GCAGAGATGTTAAAATGCAAAGAGATTCATGCATTTGCTCAGGAGAGTAAGGAAAGACTGACTAAACTACAGGAACAGTTTTTGAAACGGACAGATGATATAACAGCAATGATGACAGAAAAACACAGGGCAGAG ATGCTGAAACAAGCCACAGAGAAAATAGAAATGGAACAGAGAATGCAGCATGAAATTGACACACTCAAGGAAGAGTTGTCAAAGTTAGAGAGTGAAAATGCTCAGCTCTCCCAGGAAATCTCACAGAGAAGTCACAACAGTGAACTAGAG GAACTTAAGAAACAGCTAGAAGATGCCAGATCACAAATTGACAGACTCCAAATAGAAAATGAGGACTCCAGGACCATGAAGGATAGGACTGTTACAGACCTTGAAAAAATTCAAGCGGAAAGGGAGGCAACCTTAGTTTTGACGAAGGAACTAAAAGAAGCCAATCAAAAGAACAGAGAACTGAATTTTAGAATATCTAAACTTGAGAGTCAGTTGGAAGATGCTAAGTGTGACAAGACTGATCATGAATTAGTGGATTCACTGACAAAGAGGCTGACAAAAGTACATAAGGAAAACCAAGAATTAAGCCAAAGAGAATCAGAGTACAACTCTTTAGTGAACAAACTATATGCCGATGTTCAGAACTTAACTCAGTCATTAAAAGAATCTGAAGAGGAGCGcagaaaactgaaaatggaGTATGGTAACTTGGTAGCAGAGATTGTCAACTTGAAAAAGAAACTACGGCTATACCAggaaaatcaaaatttcaaggaATATGTGGCATTGAAACGAGAAATAAGTTTGTTGAAAGAAGAGAACACCcagctaaaacaaaaacattgtgaGAAGAGAACTTCATTGCCAATGCTGAAAGCCTGTGTACCACTTACACCAAGTGTGGATACGACagttttaaagaaagaaaagaaacaaaggtCACAAAAATCTCCTTCAAAGTTAACAAGTATACCTTCACTTTGTGATTAA
- the LOC135475316 gene encoding large ribosomal subunit protein eL14-like codes for MVLERLVEIGRVAFIAFGPDEGKLCVIVDVIDQNRALVDGPCSGVGRKSMNFKALNLTKFKIPILHSARTGTVKKAWEAKEITQKWEETTWAKKLAARERRTKLTDFDRFKLMKAKQARNRIINIEFGKLRKEARKKAKDEPAKPKRVRKRKSKKN; via the exons GTGTTGGAACGCCTTGTGGAAATCGGCCGGGTGGCCTTTATTGCCTTTGGCCCAGATGAAGGGAAACTGTGCGTCATCGTTGATGTCATTGACCAAAATAGG GCTTTGGTGGATGGACCCTGCTCAGGTGTGGGACGCAAAAGTATGAACTTCAAGGCCTTGAATTTAACCAAGTTCAAAATCCCAATTCTCCACTCTGCACGTACTGGCACAGTGAAGAAAGCATGGGAGGCCAAGGAGATCACACAGAAATGGGAAGAGACAACATGGGCAAAGAAACTGGCAGCTCGGGAAAGG AGGACAAAGCTCACCGACTTTGACAGGTTTAAACTGATGAAGGCCAAGCAGGCA CGAAATCGAATCATCAACATAGAGTTTGGTAAACTTAGGAAGGAGGCTAGGAAGAAGGCAAAGGACGAGCCAGCCAAACCTAAACGAGTGCGCAAGAGGAAGAGCAAGAAGAACTAG